From the genome of Pseudomonas helvetica:
AAGACCGGGGAAAAGGTCTGGGAGTTCCAGACCGGCTCCGGCGTGCTCGGCTCGCCGATTACCTGGGAGATGGATGGCGAGCAGTACGTCTCGGTGCTGTCCGGCTGGGGCGGTGCTGTCCCGTTGTGGGGGGGCGAAGTGGCCAAGCGGGTCAAGGACTTCAACCAGGGCGGCATGCTCTGGACCTTCAAACTGCCCAAGGACCTGGTGGCCAAGCATTGATCTGAGCCTGGAGGGGCCTGAATACCCTCAAGGCAAAACTACGACCAAATGACGAGAGTCCCCCTGCCAACGGCGCATTCGTCCGGGCTGTGGGGCTCTCTACTATCGGTCTATCGCCTGTTGACCGACAGGCCTCGACCCAGCAGAGGTTCATCATGATCTACGCTCAACCCGGAACACCCGGCGCCGTCGTTTCCTTCAAGGCACGCTACGGCAATTTCATCGGCGGTGAGTTTGTCGCCCCGGTCAAAGGCCAGTACTTCACCACGACTTCACCGGTCAACGGCCAGCCGATCGCCGAGTTCCCGCGCTCCACCGCCGAAGACATCGACAAGGCCCTGGACGCCGCCCATGCAGCGGCCGATGCCTGGGGCAAGACCTCGGCTCAGGATCGCTCGCTGGTGCTGCTGAAAATCGCCGACCGCATCGAACAGAACCTCGAAGTGCTTGCGGTGACCGAAACCTGGGACAACGGCAAGGCTGTGCGCGAAACCCTCAACGCCGATGTACCGCTGGCGGCAGACCATTTTCGCTACTTCGCTGGCTGCATTCGTGCCCAGGAAGGTGGTGCTGCCGAGATCAACGAACTGACCACCGCCTACCATTTCCACGAACCGCTGGGCGTGGTCGGGCAGATCATCCCGTGGAACTTCCCGCTGCTGATGGCCGCCTGGAAGCTCGCTCCGGCCCTGGCCGCCGGTAACTGCATCGTCCTCAAACCGGCCGAGCAGACGCCGCTGTCGATCATGGTCTTCGCCGAGTTGATCGCTGACTTGCTGCCGCCGGGCGTGCTGAACATCGTCCAGGGCTTTGGTCGCGAAGCCGGCGAGGCCCTGGCCACCAGTAAGCGTATCGCCAAGATTGCCTTCACCGGTTCCACCCCGGTCGGTTCGCACATCATGAAATGCGCCGCCGAGAACATCATCCCGTCGACCGTGGAGCTGGGCGGCAAGTCGCCGAACATTTTCTTCGCCGACATCATGCAGGCAGAGCCCCAGTTCATCGAAAAAGCCGCTGAAGGCCTGGTGCTGGCGTTCTTCAACCAGGGCGAAGTCTGCACTTGCCCGTCCCGCGCGCTGGTGCAGGAGTCGATCTACGAACCGTTCATGGCCGAGGTCATGAAGAAGATCGTCAAGATCAAACGTGGCAACCCGCTGGACACCGAGACCATGGTCGGCGCCCAGGCGTCCGAGCAGCAATACGACAAGATCCTCTCGTACTTGAAAATCGCTCAGGAGGAGGGCGCCGAGCTGCTCACCGGC
Proteins encoded in this window:
- a CDS encoding aldehyde dehydrogenase family protein, translating into MIYAQPGTPGAVVSFKARYGNFIGGEFVAPVKGQYFTTTSPVNGQPIAEFPRSTAEDIDKALDAAHAAADAWGKTSAQDRSLVLLKIADRIEQNLEVLAVTETWDNGKAVRETLNADVPLAADHFRYFAGCIRAQEGGAAEINELTTAYHFHEPLGVVGQIIPWNFPLLMAAWKLAPALAAGNCIVLKPAEQTPLSIMVFAELIADLLPPGVLNIVQGFGREAGEALATSKRIAKIAFTGSTPVGSHIMKCAAENIIPSTVELGGKSPNIFFADIMQAEPQFIEKAAEGLVLAFFNQGEVCTCPSRALVQESIYEPFMAEVMKKIVKIKRGNPLDTETMVGAQASEQQYDKILSYLKIAQEEGAELLTGGAAERLEGDLSSGYYIQPTLLKGHNKMRVFQEEIFGPVVGVTTFKDEAEALAIANDSEFGLGAGLWTRDINRAYRMGRAIKAGRVWTNCYHLYPAHAAFGGYKKSGVGRETHKMMLDHYQQTKNLLVSYDINPLGFF